One window of the Nicotiana tabacum cultivar K326 chromosome 4, ASM71507v2, whole genome shotgun sequence genome contains the following:
- the LOC107766762 gene encoding protein EXPORTIN 1A isoform X2: protein MAADKLRDLSQPIDVSLLDATVAAFYGTGSKEERAAADHILRDLQNNPDMWLQVVHILSSTQSLNTKFFALQVLEGVIKYRWNALPVEQRDGMKNYISEVIVKLSSDEASLRREKLYISKLNITLVQILKHEWPARWRSFIPDLVAAAKTSETICENCMAILKLLSEEVFDFSRGEMTQQKIKELKQSLNSEFQLIHELCLYVLSASQRTELIRATLATLHAFLSWIPLGYIFESTLLETLLKLFPMPAYRNLTLQCLTEVAALNFGEFYNDQYVKKYTIFMVQLQTILPPNTNIPEAYANGSNEEQAFIQNLALFFTSFFKSHIRVLETSQENINALLLGLEYLINISYVDDTEVFKVCLDYWNSLVLELFEAHHNLDNPAMTANMMGLQIPLLSGMADGLGAQLMQRRQLYAGPMSKLRLLMISRMAKPEEVLIVEDENGNIVRETMKDNDVLVQYKIMRETLIYLSHLDHDDTEKQMLKKLSKQLNGEDWSWNNLNTLCWAIGSISGSMLEEQENRFLVMVIRDLLNLCEITKGKDNKAVIASNIMYVVGQYPRFLRAHWKFLKTVVNKLFEFMHETHPGVQDMACDTFLKIVQKCKRKFVVVQVGENEPFVSELLTTLPTTIADLEPHQIHAFYESVGQMIQAEPDPQKRDEYLQRLMVLPNQRWTEIIGQARQSVDYLKDQDVIRAVLNILQTNTSAASSLGTYFLPQITLIFLDMLNVYRMYSELISTSIGQGGPFASRTSIVKLLRSVKRETLKLIETFLDKAEDQPHIGKQFVPPMMDPVLGDYARNVPDARESEVLSLFATIINKYKGAMIEDVPRIFEAVFQCTLEMITKNFEDYPEHRLKFFSLLRAIATHCFPALIRLSSEQLKLVMDSIIWAFRHTERNIAETGLNLLLEMLKNFQASEFANQFYRTYFLTIEQEIFAVLTDTFHKPGFKLHVLVLQHLFCLVESSILTEPLWDASTVPYPYPNNAMFVREYTIKLLSTSFPNMTSAEVTQFVSGLFESTNDLPTFKNHIRDFLVQSKEFSSQDNKDLFAEEAAAQRERERQRMLSIPGLIAPNEIQDEMVDS from the exons CGGGCTGCAGCTGACCACATTTTGCGCGATTTGCAAAATAACCCAGATATGTGGCTGCAAGTGGTTCACATTCTATCGAGCACTCAAAGCCTGAATACTAAGTTTTTCGCTTTGCAG GTTCTAGAAGGTGTTATAAAGTATAGATGGAATGCATTGCCAGTCGAACAACGAGATGGAATGAAAAACTATATATCTGAAGTTATTGTGAAG CTTTCCAGTGATGAAGCATCTCTTCGGCGGGAAAAGCTGTATATTAGCAAGCTAAACATAACATTGGTTCAG ATTTTGAAGCATGAGTGGCCTGCAAGATGGAGAAGCTTCATTCCTGACTTAGTTGCAGCCGCAAAGACAAGCGAAACTATATGTGAAAACTGCATGGCCATATTGAAG CTTCTAAGCGAGGAAGTTTTTGATTTCTCGAGGGGTGAAATGACTCAACAAAAGATTAAGGAGCTCAAACAATCTTTAAACAG CGAGTTTCAACTCATCCATGAGCTATGCTTGTATGTGCTATCAGCATCCCAAAGAACCGAGCTCATCAGGGCTACTCTTGCTACACTCCATGCTTTCCTTTCATGGATTCCACTTGGCTATATTTTTGAATCAACACTG CTGGAAACCCTGCTTAAACTTTTCCCCATGCCAGCTTATCGCAACCTCACACTTCAGTGTCTAACAGAG GTTGCTGCCCTTAATTTTGGGGAGTTTTATAACGACCAGTACGTCAAGAAGTACACCATATTCATGGTGCAGTTGCAG ACTATTCTTCCTCCCAACACAAACATTCCCGAGGCCTATGCAAATGGAAGCAATGAAGAGCAG GCATTCATTCAAAATCTGGCATTGTTTTTTACGTCATTTTTTAAG TCTCATATACGTGTGCTAGAAACATCACAAGAGAATATAAATGCCCTCCTGTTGGGACTTGAGTATCTTATCAACATCTCGTACGTGGATGACACAGAGGTTTTTAAG GTTTGCTTGGATTACTGGAATTCCTTAGTTCTTGAGTTGTTTGAAGCGCATCATAATCTTGACAATCCTGCAATGACTGCAAATATGATGGGGCTTCAA ATACCATTGCTTTCCGGTATGGCTGATGGTCTTGGAGCGCAACTTATGCAGAGGAGACAACTTTATGCTGGTCCAATGTCCAAATTGAGGTTACTTATGATATCTCGTATGGCAAAACCTGAAGAAGTTCTCATTGTTGAAGATGAAAATGGGAACATTGTCCGTGAAACTATGAAGGACAATGACGTCCTTGTGCAATACAAG ATCATGAGGGAAACTTTGATCTACTTGTCACATCTTGATCACGACGATACCGAAAAGCAG ATGCTGAAGAAACTTAGCAAACAACTCAATGGGGAGGATTGGTCGTGGAACAATCTAAATACATTATGTTGGGCAATTGGGTCCATATCTGGGTCGATGCTGGAAGAGCAG GAGAACAGATTTCTTGTCATGGTGATACGCGATTTGCTAAACCTATGTGAAATCACCAAAGGGAAAGACAACAAAGCTGTAATTGCAAGTAATATAAT GTATGTGGTTGGGCAATATCCTAGATTTTTGAGAGCTCATTGGAAGTTCTTGAAGACTGTTGTGAACAAATTGTTCGAGTTCATGCATGAAACACATCCTGGAGTGCAG GATATGGCCTGTGATACATTTTTGAAAATCGTTCAGAAGTGCAAGCGCAAGTTTGTTGTAGTCCAG GTTGGAGAAAATGAGCCATTTGTCTCGGAGCTCCTAACCACTCTCCCGACAACTATTGCAGATTTAGAACCTCATCAGATTCATGCCTTCTACGAATCT GTTGGTCAAATGATTCAAGCAGAGCCTGATCCCCAAAAAAGAGATGAGTATCTGCAGAGGTTGATGGTGCTTCCAAATCAG AGATGGACTGAAATTATAGGACAGGCACGACAAAGCGTGGACTATCTTAAAGATCAAGATGTTATCCGAGCTGTGCTAAATATATTGCAG ACTAATACAAGTGCTGCTAGCTCACTTGGGACTTATTTCTTACCTCAAATTACTCTCATCTTTTTGGACATGCTCAATGTTTATAG AATGTACAGTGAGCTTATATCTACAAGCATAGGACAAGGAGGGCCCTTTGCCTCAAGGACATCCATTGTGAAACTCTTGCG CTCGGTAAAAAGGGAAACATTAAAGCTTATTGAAACATTTTTGGACAAGGCCGAAGATCAACCACATATCGGGAAGCAATTTGTGCCACCAATGATGGACCCAGTTTTAGGAGACTATGCAAGGAATGTGCCTGATGCTAGGGAATCTGAAGTTCTCTCGCTTTTTGCAACAATTATTAACAA GTACAAGGGTGCTATGATTGAGGATGTCCCTCGCATTTTTGAAGCTGTTTTCCAGTGTACTCTGGAG ATGATTACAAAAAACTTTGAAGATTATCCAGAGCATCGGCTTAAGTTCTTTTCGTTACTTCGTGCAATTGCTACACATTGTTTTCCTGCTTTGATACGGCTGTCGAGCGAG CAACTAAAACTTGTTATGGATTCTATAATATGGGCGTTTCGGCACACAGAGAGGAACATTGCTGAGACTGGACTTAATCTCTTGCTGGAAATGCTAAAAAATTTTCAG GCTTCTGAATTTGCTAACCAGTTTTATAGGACTTACTTTTTGACGATCGAGCAAGAAATTTTTGCTGTACTAACAGATACGTTTCATAAGCCTGGGTTTAAATTGCATGTATTGGTGCTACAGCATTTGTTTTGCCTG GTGGAGTCTAGCATATTGACTGAGCCACTATGGGATGCATCAACAGTACCTTATCCATATCCAAATAATGCAATGTTTGTTCGTGAATACACCATTAAACTTCTTAGTACATCCTTCCCCAACATGACATCAGCTGAA GTGACTCAGTTTGTCAGTGGGCTATTTGAGTCAACAAATGACCTTCCCACATTCAAGAATCACATAAGGGACTTCCTCGTTCAATCAAAAGAGTTCTCCTCTCAG GACAATAAGGACCTTTTTGCCGAGGAAGCAGCTGCTCAGAGAGAAAGGGAACGACAGCGAATGCTTTCTATTCCCGGTCTAATTGCACCTAATGAGATACAGGATGAAATGGTGGACTCATGA
- the LOC107766762 gene encoding protein EXPORTIN 1A isoform X1 gives MAADKLRDLSQPIDVSLLDATVAAFYGTGSKEERAAADHILRDLQNNPDMWLQVVHILSSTQSLNTKFFALQVLEGVIKYRWNALPVEQRDGMKNYISEVIVKLSSDEASLRREKLYISKLNITLVQILKHEWPARWRSFIPDLVAAAKTSETICENCMAILKLLSEEVFDFSRGEMTQQKIKELKQSLNSEFQLIHELCLYVLSASQRTELIRATLATLHAFLSWIPLGYIFESTLLETLLKLFPMPAYRNLTLQCLTEVAALNFGEFYNDQYVKKYTIFMVQLQTILPPNTNIPEAYANGSNEEQAFIQNLALFFTSFFKSHIRVLETSQENINALLLGLEYLINISYVDDTEVFKVCLDYWNSLVLELFEAHHNLDNPAMTANMMGLQQIPLLSGMADGLGAQLMQRRQLYAGPMSKLRLLMISRMAKPEEVLIVEDENGNIVRETMKDNDVLVQYKIMRETLIYLSHLDHDDTEKQMLKKLSKQLNGEDWSWNNLNTLCWAIGSISGSMLEEQENRFLVMVIRDLLNLCEITKGKDNKAVIASNIMYVVGQYPRFLRAHWKFLKTVVNKLFEFMHETHPGVQDMACDTFLKIVQKCKRKFVVVQVGENEPFVSELLTTLPTTIADLEPHQIHAFYESVGQMIQAEPDPQKRDEYLQRLMVLPNQRWTEIIGQARQSVDYLKDQDVIRAVLNILQTNTSAASSLGTYFLPQITLIFLDMLNVYRMYSELISTSIGQGGPFASRTSIVKLLRSVKRETLKLIETFLDKAEDQPHIGKQFVPPMMDPVLGDYARNVPDARESEVLSLFATIINKYKGAMIEDVPRIFEAVFQCTLEMITKNFEDYPEHRLKFFSLLRAIATHCFPALIRLSSEQLKLVMDSIIWAFRHTERNIAETGLNLLLEMLKNFQASEFANQFYRTYFLTIEQEIFAVLTDTFHKPGFKLHVLVLQHLFCLVESSILTEPLWDASTVPYPYPNNAMFVREYTIKLLSTSFPNMTSAEVTQFVSGLFESTNDLPTFKNHIRDFLVQSKEFSSQDNKDLFAEEAAAQRERERQRMLSIPGLIAPNEIQDEMVDS, from the exons CGGGCTGCAGCTGACCACATTTTGCGCGATTTGCAAAATAACCCAGATATGTGGCTGCAAGTGGTTCACATTCTATCGAGCACTCAAAGCCTGAATACTAAGTTTTTCGCTTTGCAG GTTCTAGAAGGTGTTATAAAGTATAGATGGAATGCATTGCCAGTCGAACAACGAGATGGAATGAAAAACTATATATCTGAAGTTATTGTGAAG CTTTCCAGTGATGAAGCATCTCTTCGGCGGGAAAAGCTGTATATTAGCAAGCTAAACATAACATTGGTTCAG ATTTTGAAGCATGAGTGGCCTGCAAGATGGAGAAGCTTCATTCCTGACTTAGTTGCAGCCGCAAAGACAAGCGAAACTATATGTGAAAACTGCATGGCCATATTGAAG CTTCTAAGCGAGGAAGTTTTTGATTTCTCGAGGGGTGAAATGACTCAACAAAAGATTAAGGAGCTCAAACAATCTTTAAACAG CGAGTTTCAACTCATCCATGAGCTATGCTTGTATGTGCTATCAGCATCCCAAAGAACCGAGCTCATCAGGGCTACTCTTGCTACACTCCATGCTTTCCTTTCATGGATTCCACTTGGCTATATTTTTGAATCAACACTG CTGGAAACCCTGCTTAAACTTTTCCCCATGCCAGCTTATCGCAACCTCACACTTCAGTGTCTAACAGAG GTTGCTGCCCTTAATTTTGGGGAGTTTTATAACGACCAGTACGTCAAGAAGTACACCATATTCATGGTGCAGTTGCAG ACTATTCTTCCTCCCAACACAAACATTCCCGAGGCCTATGCAAATGGAAGCAATGAAGAGCAG GCATTCATTCAAAATCTGGCATTGTTTTTTACGTCATTTTTTAAG TCTCATATACGTGTGCTAGAAACATCACAAGAGAATATAAATGCCCTCCTGTTGGGACTTGAGTATCTTATCAACATCTCGTACGTGGATGACACAGAGGTTTTTAAG GTTTGCTTGGATTACTGGAATTCCTTAGTTCTTGAGTTGTTTGAAGCGCATCATAATCTTGACAATCCTGCAATGACTGCAAATATGATGGGGCTTCAA CAGATACCATTGCTTTCCGGTATGGCTGATGGTCTTGGAGCGCAACTTATGCAGAGGAGACAACTTTATGCTGGTCCAATGTCCAAATTGAGGTTACTTATGATATCTCGTATGGCAAAACCTGAAGAAGTTCTCATTGTTGAAGATGAAAATGGGAACATTGTCCGTGAAACTATGAAGGACAATGACGTCCTTGTGCAATACAAG ATCATGAGGGAAACTTTGATCTACTTGTCACATCTTGATCACGACGATACCGAAAAGCAG ATGCTGAAGAAACTTAGCAAACAACTCAATGGGGAGGATTGGTCGTGGAACAATCTAAATACATTATGTTGGGCAATTGGGTCCATATCTGGGTCGATGCTGGAAGAGCAG GAGAACAGATTTCTTGTCATGGTGATACGCGATTTGCTAAACCTATGTGAAATCACCAAAGGGAAAGACAACAAAGCTGTAATTGCAAGTAATATAAT GTATGTGGTTGGGCAATATCCTAGATTTTTGAGAGCTCATTGGAAGTTCTTGAAGACTGTTGTGAACAAATTGTTCGAGTTCATGCATGAAACACATCCTGGAGTGCAG GATATGGCCTGTGATACATTTTTGAAAATCGTTCAGAAGTGCAAGCGCAAGTTTGTTGTAGTCCAG GTTGGAGAAAATGAGCCATTTGTCTCGGAGCTCCTAACCACTCTCCCGACAACTATTGCAGATTTAGAACCTCATCAGATTCATGCCTTCTACGAATCT GTTGGTCAAATGATTCAAGCAGAGCCTGATCCCCAAAAAAGAGATGAGTATCTGCAGAGGTTGATGGTGCTTCCAAATCAG AGATGGACTGAAATTATAGGACAGGCACGACAAAGCGTGGACTATCTTAAAGATCAAGATGTTATCCGAGCTGTGCTAAATATATTGCAG ACTAATACAAGTGCTGCTAGCTCACTTGGGACTTATTTCTTACCTCAAATTACTCTCATCTTTTTGGACATGCTCAATGTTTATAG AATGTACAGTGAGCTTATATCTACAAGCATAGGACAAGGAGGGCCCTTTGCCTCAAGGACATCCATTGTGAAACTCTTGCG CTCGGTAAAAAGGGAAACATTAAAGCTTATTGAAACATTTTTGGACAAGGCCGAAGATCAACCACATATCGGGAAGCAATTTGTGCCACCAATGATGGACCCAGTTTTAGGAGACTATGCAAGGAATGTGCCTGATGCTAGGGAATCTGAAGTTCTCTCGCTTTTTGCAACAATTATTAACAA GTACAAGGGTGCTATGATTGAGGATGTCCCTCGCATTTTTGAAGCTGTTTTCCAGTGTACTCTGGAG ATGATTACAAAAAACTTTGAAGATTATCCAGAGCATCGGCTTAAGTTCTTTTCGTTACTTCGTGCAATTGCTACACATTGTTTTCCTGCTTTGATACGGCTGTCGAGCGAG CAACTAAAACTTGTTATGGATTCTATAATATGGGCGTTTCGGCACACAGAGAGGAACATTGCTGAGACTGGACTTAATCTCTTGCTGGAAATGCTAAAAAATTTTCAG GCTTCTGAATTTGCTAACCAGTTTTATAGGACTTACTTTTTGACGATCGAGCAAGAAATTTTTGCTGTACTAACAGATACGTTTCATAAGCCTGGGTTTAAATTGCATGTATTGGTGCTACAGCATTTGTTTTGCCTG GTGGAGTCTAGCATATTGACTGAGCCACTATGGGATGCATCAACAGTACCTTATCCATATCCAAATAATGCAATGTTTGTTCGTGAATACACCATTAAACTTCTTAGTACATCCTTCCCCAACATGACATCAGCTGAA GTGACTCAGTTTGTCAGTGGGCTATTTGAGTCAACAAATGACCTTCCCACATTCAAGAATCACATAAGGGACTTCCTCGTTCAATCAAAAGAGTTCTCCTCTCAG GACAATAAGGACCTTTTTGCCGAGGAAGCAGCTGCTCAGAGAGAAAGGGAACGACAGCGAATGCTTTCTATTCCCGGTCTAATTGCACCTAATGAGATACAGGATGAAATGGTGGACTCATGA
- the LOC107766762 gene encoding protein EXPORTIN 1A isoform X4 — translation MKNYISEVIVKLSSDEASLRREKLYISKLNITLVQILKHEWPARWRSFIPDLVAAAKTSETICENCMAILKLLSEEVFDFSRGEMTQQKIKELKQSLNSEFQLIHELCLYVLSASQRTELIRATLATLHAFLSWIPLGYIFESTLLETLLKLFPMPAYRNLTLQCLTEVAALNFGEFYNDQYVKKYTIFMVQLQTILPPNTNIPEAYANGSNEEQAFIQNLALFFTSFFKSHIRVLETSQENINALLLGLEYLINISYVDDTEVFKVCLDYWNSLVLELFEAHHNLDNPAMTANMMGLQIPLLSGMADGLGAQLMQRRQLYAGPMSKLRLLMISRMAKPEEVLIVEDENGNIVRETMKDNDVLVQYKIMRETLIYLSHLDHDDTEKQMLKKLSKQLNGEDWSWNNLNTLCWAIGSISGSMLEEQENRFLVMVIRDLLNLCEITKGKDNKAVIASNIMYVVGQYPRFLRAHWKFLKTVVNKLFEFMHETHPGVQDMACDTFLKIVQKCKRKFVVVQVGENEPFVSELLTTLPTTIADLEPHQIHAFYESVGQMIQAEPDPQKRDEYLQRLMVLPNQRWTEIIGQARQSVDYLKDQDVIRAVLNILQTNTSAASSLGTYFLPQITLIFLDMLNVYRMYSELISTSIGQGGPFASRTSIVKLLRSVKRETLKLIETFLDKAEDQPHIGKQFVPPMMDPVLGDYARNVPDARESEVLSLFATIINKYKGAMIEDVPRIFEAVFQCTLEMITKNFEDYPEHRLKFFSLLRAIATHCFPALIRLSSEQLKLVMDSIIWAFRHTERNIAETGLNLLLEMLKNFQASEFANQFYRTYFLTIEQEIFAVLTDTFHKPGFKLHVLVLQHLFCLVESSILTEPLWDASTVPYPYPNNAMFVREYTIKLLSTSFPNMTSAEVTQFVSGLFESTNDLPTFKNHIRDFLVQSKEFSSQDNKDLFAEEAAAQRERERQRMLSIPGLIAPNEIQDEMVDS, via the exons ATGAAAAACTATATATCTGAAGTTATTGTGAAG CTTTCCAGTGATGAAGCATCTCTTCGGCGGGAAAAGCTGTATATTAGCAAGCTAAACATAACATTGGTTCAG ATTTTGAAGCATGAGTGGCCTGCAAGATGGAGAAGCTTCATTCCTGACTTAGTTGCAGCCGCAAAGACAAGCGAAACTATATGTGAAAACTGCATGGCCATATTGAAG CTTCTAAGCGAGGAAGTTTTTGATTTCTCGAGGGGTGAAATGACTCAACAAAAGATTAAGGAGCTCAAACAATCTTTAAACAG CGAGTTTCAACTCATCCATGAGCTATGCTTGTATGTGCTATCAGCATCCCAAAGAACCGAGCTCATCAGGGCTACTCTTGCTACACTCCATGCTTTCCTTTCATGGATTCCACTTGGCTATATTTTTGAATCAACACTG CTGGAAACCCTGCTTAAACTTTTCCCCATGCCAGCTTATCGCAACCTCACACTTCAGTGTCTAACAGAG GTTGCTGCCCTTAATTTTGGGGAGTTTTATAACGACCAGTACGTCAAGAAGTACACCATATTCATGGTGCAGTTGCAG ACTATTCTTCCTCCCAACACAAACATTCCCGAGGCCTATGCAAATGGAAGCAATGAAGAGCAG GCATTCATTCAAAATCTGGCATTGTTTTTTACGTCATTTTTTAAG TCTCATATACGTGTGCTAGAAACATCACAAGAGAATATAAATGCCCTCCTGTTGGGACTTGAGTATCTTATCAACATCTCGTACGTGGATGACACAGAGGTTTTTAAG GTTTGCTTGGATTACTGGAATTCCTTAGTTCTTGAGTTGTTTGAAGCGCATCATAATCTTGACAATCCTGCAATGACTGCAAATATGATGGGGCTTCAA ATACCATTGCTTTCCGGTATGGCTGATGGTCTTGGAGCGCAACTTATGCAGAGGAGACAACTTTATGCTGGTCCAATGTCCAAATTGAGGTTACTTATGATATCTCGTATGGCAAAACCTGAAGAAGTTCTCATTGTTGAAGATGAAAATGGGAACATTGTCCGTGAAACTATGAAGGACAATGACGTCCTTGTGCAATACAAG ATCATGAGGGAAACTTTGATCTACTTGTCACATCTTGATCACGACGATACCGAAAAGCAG ATGCTGAAGAAACTTAGCAAACAACTCAATGGGGAGGATTGGTCGTGGAACAATCTAAATACATTATGTTGGGCAATTGGGTCCATATCTGGGTCGATGCTGGAAGAGCAG GAGAACAGATTTCTTGTCATGGTGATACGCGATTTGCTAAACCTATGTGAAATCACCAAAGGGAAAGACAACAAAGCTGTAATTGCAAGTAATATAAT GTATGTGGTTGGGCAATATCCTAGATTTTTGAGAGCTCATTGGAAGTTCTTGAAGACTGTTGTGAACAAATTGTTCGAGTTCATGCATGAAACACATCCTGGAGTGCAG GATATGGCCTGTGATACATTTTTGAAAATCGTTCAGAAGTGCAAGCGCAAGTTTGTTGTAGTCCAG GTTGGAGAAAATGAGCCATTTGTCTCGGAGCTCCTAACCACTCTCCCGACAACTATTGCAGATTTAGAACCTCATCAGATTCATGCCTTCTACGAATCT GTTGGTCAAATGATTCAAGCAGAGCCTGATCCCCAAAAAAGAGATGAGTATCTGCAGAGGTTGATGGTGCTTCCAAATCAG AGATGGACTGAAATTATAGGACAGGCACGACAAAGCGTGGACTATCTTAAAGATCAAGATGTTATCCGAGCTGTGCTAAATATATTGCAG ACTAATACAAGTGCTGCTAGCTCACTTGGGACTTATTTCTTACCTCAAATTACTCTCATCTTTTTGGACATGCTCAATGTTTATAG AATGTACAGTGAGCTTATATCTACAAGCATAGGACAAGGAGGGCCCTTTGCCTCAAGGACATCCATTGTGAAACTCTTGCG CTCGGTAAAAAGGGAAACATTAAAGCTTATTGAAACATTTTTGGACAAGGCCGAAGATCAACCACATATCGGGAAGCAATTTGTGCCACCAATGATGGACCCAGTTTTAGGAGACTATGCAAGGAATGTGCCTGATGCTAGGGAATCTGAAGTTCTCTCGCTTTTTGCAACAATTATTAACAA GTACAAGGGTGCTATGATTGAGGATGTCCCTCGCATTTTTGAAGCTGTTTTCCAGTGTACTCTGGAG ATGATTACAAAAAACTTTGAAGATTATCCAGAGCATCGGCTTAAGTTCTTTTCGTTACTTCGTGCAATTGCTACACATTGTTTTCCTGCTTTGATACGGCTGTCGAGCGAG CAACTAAAACTTGTTATGGATTCTATAATATGGGCGTTTCGGCACACAGAGAGGAACATTGCTGAGACTGGACTTAATCTCTTGCTGGAAATGCTAAAAAATTTTCAG GCTTCTGAATTTGCTAACCAGTTTTATAGGACTTACTTTTTGACGATCGAGCAAGAAATTTTTGCTGTACTAACAGATACGTTTCATAAGCCTGGGTTTAAATTGCATGTATTGGTGCTACAGCATTTGTTTTGCCTG GTGGAGTCTAGCATATTGACTGAGCCACTATGGGATGCATCAACAGTACCTTATCCATATCCAAATAATGCAATGTTTGTTCGTGAATACACCATTAAACTTCTTAGTACATCCTTCCCCAACATGACATCAGCTGAA GTGACTCAGTTTGTCAGTGGGCTATTTGAGTCAACAAATGACCTTCCCACATTCAAGAATCACATAAGGGACTTCCTCGTTCAATCAAAAGAGTTCTCCTCTCAG GACAATAAGGACCTTTTTGCCGAGGAAGCAGCTGCTCAGAGAGAAAGGGAACGACAGCGAATGCTTTCTATTCCCGGTCTAATTGCACCTAATGAGATACAGGATGAAATGGTGGACTCATGA